A stretch of Planococcus citri chromosome 5, ihPlaCitr1.1, whole genome shotgun sequence DNA encodes these proteins:
- the LOC135847515 gene encoding uncharacterized protein LOC135847515 — protein MQHRTLIRWQLISINISCLYQRKIARSYIKWYTCFMKFSKQNYLKKICGKTAVTGIIPSMPMTEREFDNNLNKYLIIYLIIGTIMMICSFIQTMCWEYVSEHQVHSMRKLYFSEITRQDISWYDTNDNGNLPNKLSEWMIWRHWSIGIIRRHNIL, from the exons ATGCAACATCGCACGCTAATCCGGTGGCAATTAATTTCGATCAACATCTCGTGCCTATATCAGCGGAAAATAG CACGATCGTATATCAAGTGGTATACGTGCTTCATGAAGTTTTCAAAGCAGAATTACCTCAAAAAGATTTGTGGGAAAACAGCGGTTACGG gAATTATACCTAGTATGCCAATGACTGAACGAGAATTCGACAATAATTTGAACAAATACCTAATCATTTATTTGATAATCGGCACCATCATGATGATCTGTTCGTTTATACAG ACGATGTGTTGGGAATATGTTAGTGAACATCAAGTTCACAGTATGCGCAAACTTTACTTTTCAGAAATTACGCGGCAGGATATTTCTTGGTATGATACCAACGATAACGGGAATTTACCGAATAAACTATCCGA GTGGATGATTTGGCGACATTGGAGTATCGGAATCATTCGAAGGCATAACATCCTCTAA
- the LOC135847510 gene encoding DNA topoisomerase 2-like has translation MLATSTPMQNGNSDAGGGDAPAANKKPKGLIEKMYQKKSQLEHILLRPDTYIGSVELLDEQMWVFDKETKTMKFRNIKFVPGLYKIFDEILVNAADNKQRDSKMDCIKITIDQEANEISIWNNGKGIPVVEHKDEKMYVPTMIFGHLLTSSNYDDDEKKVTGGRNGYGAKLCNIFSTKFIVETACKEYKRKFKQTWTNNMSKTTTPSIKDSSEDYTKITFSPDLAKFHMDRLDDDIVALMSRRAYDVAASSRNVKVFLNGERLPVKTFKDYVELYVHNPDNEGADEDVKIYYESAGGRWEVAVTLSEKGFQQMSFVNSIATTKGGRHVDHVADQIVKKMLESFSKGKNKTQIKPFQIKNHLWLFVNCLIENPTFDSQTKENMTLQASKFGSKCNLTDKFYTTLCKSEIRTTIEKWAKFKQDNALAKTSGKKQSKLKGVPKLEDANEAGTKNSRSCTLILTEGDSAKSLAVSGLGVIGRDYYGVFPLRGKLLNVREASHKQIMDNAEINNIVKIVGLQYRKKYETEDDMKTLRYGKLMIMTDQDQDGSHIKGLIINFIHHNWPSLLKMNFLEEFITPIIKATRKVGRNDEEVLSFFSIPEFDEWKNNTPNWNRFAIKYYKGLGTSTSEEAKEYFSNMTRHRIKFLYKDNDDDSHITMAFSKKMVDARKDWLTNWMGEMKRRKEFGLGEEYLYGKDTKAVTYKDFINKELVLFSNMDNERSIPCALDGLKPGSRKVLFTCLKRNLTKELKVAQLAGSVAELSAYHHGEQSLMSTIINLAQNYVGSNNINLLQPLGQFGTRLQGGKDAASPRYIFTKLSPLTRLIFHPNDDPLMNYLRDDNQKVEPEWYMPIIPMVLVNGAEGIGTGWMTKIANYNPREIIDNLQRMIRGDEPVPMKPWYKNFLGEIEKLGETRFVTSGEVGILSDEKIEITELPVGTWTQTYKENVLEPLLNPESKADKAEKGEKASKAEKAQPFITNYKEYNTDKTVKFQVFLTKEKLKKAELDGLHKIFKLQNTMTTTSMCAFDRYGVLRRYDSATQILREFFEVRLEFYVKRKSYLEGMLEAEAAKLTNQARFILEKCDGDLRIENRKKKEMIAELVRRGYPGDPVRTWKIRVDREAALEEEVSPATEGEETADEDAPEEDPNKDFDYLLGMKLWSLTLEKKNEMLKKRDEKQTELDLLKKKTPSDLWVTDLDALLAKMDEVEELEREIAASGKPAKGMKGPKDKKKAKVIAAADSLPSPHAIRIKPRVDAELLKKYEKADQVRDKVKKPKKGKDDVEGSEEKSEKSEKSSASKVKSEPGATKAKRPKKEPKEKSPKKKSKKGSDSEDEMSSGSESDDDFRTSATAPDTPKRATSRRAAAPKKYTFDSENEEDFSDHDDNEDLVVNNAVVDDYAPAVVDDESDSSFTAEPEKKKDDSDVDDSPIKKKPAAKKPAASRISDFFDEDSPPKKKPAPKKPAAKKPKYAASDSEDGDLFDEPSAPESEDDSDFDIGSKKKKTKKETAKAAPKKKAAAAPKQPKEPKKLAVTKSKPAAKKKPAADHSSDEEIKDILKRKRSHSSDSDDDFLKNQPKEDANLTTDDEFNMLLAGPSKKAAPAEKKKNKYSFEPSIQSYDSDDDHQPETKKKAAAEAPPKKRQTKKVKYVYIDSSGPSDS, from the exons ATGTTAGCTACCAGTACTCCAATGCAGAATGGTAATTCTGACGCCGGAGGCGGCGATGCGCCTGCCGCCAACAAGAAACCTAAAGGgctcattgaaaaaatgtatcagaAGAAGTCTCAACTCGAGCACATTTTACTCAGACCTGATACTTATATCG GATCTGTCGAATTGTTGGATGAACAGATGTGGGTCTTCGACAAAGAAACGAAAACTATGAAGTTTAGAAACATCAAGTTCGTGCCCGGTTTATATAAAATCTTTGACGAAATCTTGGTCAACGCTGCCGATAATAAGCAACGTGATAGTAAAATGGACTGTATTAAAATTACTATCGATCA GGAAGCAAACGAAATCAGCATTTGGAATAATGGTAAAGGTATTCCTGTTGTTGAGcataaagatgaaaagatgtACGTTCCTACTATGATATTTGGTCACCTATTGACCAGTTCTAACTATGACGACGATGAAAAGAAAGTTACCGGTGGTCGTAACGGTTACGGTGCGAAATTATGTAACATCTTTAGTACGAAATTCATCGTAGAAACCGCCTGCAAAGAATACAAAAGGAAATTCAAACAA ACGTGGACGAACAATATGTCCAAAACAACTACACCGTCGATTAAAGATTCCTCCGAAGATTAtaccaaaatcactttttcgccCGACTTAGCCAAATTTCACATGGACAGATTGGACGACGATATTGTGGCGTTGATGTCGAGAAGAGCCTACGATGTGGCCGCTTCCAGCAGAAATGTAAAAGTGTTTCTAAATGGAGAACGACTTCCG gtGAAAACGTTCAAAGATTATGTGGAATTATACGTTCATAATCCCGATAACGAGGGGGCCGATGAAGATGTGAAAATATATTACGAAAGTGCTGGTGGTAGATGGGAGGTGGCAGTCACGCTTTCAGAGAAAGGATTCCAACAGATGTCTTTCGTCAACAGTATCGCTACTACTAAG GGTGGTCGTCACGTAGATCACGTTGCAGACCAAATTGTTAAGAAGATGCTTGAAAGTTTCAGCaaaggaaaaaacaaaactcagATTAAACCtttccaaataaaaaatcatttatggTTGTTCGTGAATTGTTTAATCGAGAACCCAACATTCGATTCGCAAACTAAAGAAAACATGACCTTACAAGCGAGTAAATTCGGTTCCAAATGTAATTTGACCGATAAATTTTACACTACG CTTTGCAAGTCCGAAATTAGAACTACGATAGAAAAATGGGCCAAGTTTAAACAGGACAATGCACTCGCGAAAACGAGTGGAAAGAAACAAAGCAAATTGAAAG GTGTACCCAAACTCGAGGACGCTAACGAAGCTGGTACGAAGAACTCTCGCAGTTGTACGTTGATCTTAACCGAGGGAGATTCAGCCAAAAGTTTAGCTGTATCCGGATTAGGTGTTATTGGTCGAGATTATTACGGTGTATTTCCTCTCCGAGGTAAATTGTTGAATGTTCGAGAAGCTTCGCATAAACAG atcatgGATAATGCTGAAATTAACAATATCGTTAAAATTGTCGGTTTACAATATCGTAAAAAATACGAAACCGAAGACGATATGAAGACTCTTCGATACGGTAAATTAATGATCATGACGGATCAAGATCAG GATGGTTCGCATATTAAAggattaattattaattttatccaTCACAATTGGCCTAGTTTATTGAAGATGAATTTCTTGGAAGAATTCATTACGCCGATTATCAAAGCGACTAGAAAAGTGGGTCGAAATGACGAAGAGGTACTCAGCTTTTTCTCTATACCAGAATTCGACGAATGGAAAAACAACACTCCGAACTGGAACAGGTTTGCCATCAAATACTAcaaag GTTTGGGTACCTCGACGTCTGAGGAagctaaggaatatttctcgaACATGACCAGACATCGAATTAAATTCTTGTACAAAGATAACGACGACGATTCGCATATCACGAtg GCATTCAGCAAAAAAATGGTCGATGCCAGAAAAGACTGGTTGACTAACTGGATGGGAGAAATGAAACGTCGTAAAGAATTCGGACTCGGAGAAGAATACTTGTATGGAAAAGATACCAAAGCTGTAACGTACAAGGACTTCATCAATAAGGAATTGGTATTATTCAGCAACATGGATAATGAACGATCAATTCCTTGTGCGTTGGATGGTTTAAAACCTGGATCACGAAAG GTGTTATTTACGTGCTTGAAGAGAAATTTGACGAAAGAATTGAAAGTAGCCCAGTTGGCCGGTTCAGTTGCCGAATTGTCGGCTTACCATCATGGTGAACAATCGTTGATGTCAACTATTATAAATTTAGCGCAAAATTACGTCGGCAGCAATAACATCAACTTGCTGCAGCCCCTCGGTCAGTTCGGTACGAGATTACAAGGTGGCAAAGATGCTGCCAGTCCTCGTtatattttcaccaaattaag tccACTTACCAGATTAATTTTCCACCCTAACGACGATCCTTTGATGAACTACTTACGCGATGATAATCAAAAAGTCGAACCCGAATGGTATATGCCGATTATACCAATGGTCCTTGTAAATGGTGCCGAAGGTATCGGTACTGGGTGGATGACCAAAATCGCCAATTATAATCCCAGAGAAATAATTGACAATTTACAACGTATGATTCGAGGCGATGAACCGGTTCCAATG AAACCGTGGTACAAGAATTTCTTGGGCGAAATCGAGAAATTGGGCGAAACTCGTTTCGTCACCAGCGGCGAAGTTGGTATCCTAAGCGATGAGAAGATAGAAATCACTGAATTACCTGTCGGAACATGGACTCAGACTTATAAAGAGAATGTTCTGGAACCGTTATTGAATCCTGAGTCGAAAGCCGATAAAGCTGAAAAAGGAGAGAAAGCCTCAAAAGCTGAGAAAGCTCAGCCGTTTATTAC GAATTACAAGGAGTATAATACCGATAAAACCGTAAAATTCCAAGTATTTTTAACGaaagaaaaactaaagaaaGCTGAATTAGATGGATTACataagattttcaaattgcaaaacaCCATGACCACTACGTCGATG tgtGCATTCGATCGGTACGGTGTACTAAGGAGGTACGATTCGGCTACTCAAATCTTAAGAGAATTTTTCGAGGTTCGTCTCGAGTTTTACGTAAAACGAAAATCGTACTTGGAGGGTATGTTGGAAGCTGAAGCCGCCAAATTAACGAATCAGGCGAG GTTCATCTTGGAAAAGTGCGATGGCGATTTGAGAATCGAAAATCGTAAGAAGAAAGAAATGATAGCCGAACTTGTGAGACGAGGATATCCCGGCGATCCAGTTCGCACCTGGAAAATACGTGTTGATCGTGAAGCTGCTTTG gaaGAAGAAGTCTCGCCAGCGACTGAAGGTGAAGAAACGGCCGACGAAGATGCGCCCGAAGAAGATCCTAATAAGGATTTCGATTATTTACTCGGTATGAAACTATGGTCGTTGAcgttggaaaagaaaaacgaaatgttgaaaaaacgagaCGAAAAACAAACCGAATTGGATTTGCTGAAGAAGAAAACACCTTCGGATCTCTGGGTAACCGATCTAGATGCTCTTCTTGCCAAA ATGGACGAAGTCGAAGAGTTAGAACGCGAAATAGCTGCATCTGGTAAACCAGCGAAAGGTATGAAAGGTCCTAAAGATAAAAAGAAAGCGAAAGTGATCGCTGCTGCGGATAGTTTACCATCACCTCATGCTATTCGTATTAAACCTCGTGTCGATGCCGAATTACTGAAGAAATACGAAAAAGCCGATCAAGTTAGAGATAAAGTAAAGAAACCG AAAAAAGGCAAAGATGATGTCGAAGGATCGGAGGAGAAATccgaaaaaagcgaaaaatcctCTGCTTCTAAAGTTAAATCTGAACCGGGAGCGACTaaag CTAAGAGACCTAAAAAGGAACCGAAAGAAAAATCGCCCAAGAAAAAGTCTAAAAAGGGCTCAGACTCTGAAGATGAAATGTCCTCGGGTAGTGAATCAGACGATGATTTCAGAACATCTGCGACTGCTCCTGATACTCCCAAGCGAGCCACATCTCGAAGAGCTGCAG CTCCGAAGAAATACACCTTCGATTCGGAAAACGAAGAAGATTTCTCTGATCACGATGACAACGAAGACCTCGTGGTGAATAACGCGGTCGTCGATGATTACGCGCCGGCTGTTGTCGATGACGAATC cgATTCGAGCTTCACTGCAGAACCGGAAAAGAAAAAAGACGATTCGGATGTCGACGATAGTCCCATCAAGAAGAAACCGGCCGCGAAAAAACCAGCTGCAAGTCGAATAAGCGATTTCTTCGACGAAGATTCGCCGCCGAAGAAAAAGCCAGCGCCTAAAAAACCCGCTGCGAAGAAACCCAAGTACGCCGCGTCCGATTCAGAGGACGGTGACTTATTCGACGAACCTAGCGCGCCGGAAAGCGAAGACGATAGCGACTTCGACATCGGttctaagaagaaaaaaactaaaaaggaaACAGCCAAAGCTGCGCCGAAAAAGAAAGCAGCAGCAGCCCCGAAACAACCTAAAGAACCGAAAAAACTCGCCGTAACTAAATCGAAACCGGCTGCGAAGAAGAAACCCGCCGCCGATCATTCATCGGACGAGGAAATCAAAGACATCTTGAAACGGAAGAGATCTCATTCGTCCGATTCCGACgatgatttcttgaaaaaccaGCCCAAAGAAGACG CTAATTTAACAACCGATGATGAATTCAACATGTTATTGGCCGGACCATCCAAGAAAGCCGCACCCgccgaaaaaaagaaaaacaaatacaGTTTCGAACCATCGATCCAATCGTATGATTCGGACGATGATCATCAACCGGAAACGAAGAAAAAGG CCGCAGCTGAAGCCCCTCCAAAAAAGAGACAaacgaaaaaagtaaaatatgtgTATATTGACTCATCAGGTCCTAGCGATTCCTAA